A genome region from Geodermatophilus bullaregiensis includes the following:
- a CDS encoding enoyl-CoA hydratase/isomerase family protein, giving the protein MADPVLVDRRGDATWITLNRPDRRNAYDPEMAEAVVEALDGSTRSRAVVITGVPGSFCAGGALGNLSEPDVTTMRGLYRASLRLFDAVRTHPRPVIAAVNGPAAGGGNELVVACDLAIAGESATFGQTGPRVGSAPVTGATNVLGVQIGEKRAKEMAFLCRRYTAAQALELGLVNAVVPDDELVGAVDALVAELAVLSPRYLEIAKVSSNVWWNAARDSFTNGLGMLVQAIGSPDMAEGAQAFLEKRRPRFPAPDA; this is encoded by the coding sequence GTGGCTGACCCCGTGCTGGTGGACCGGCGCGGCGACGCCACCTGGATCACCCTCAACCGCCCCGACCGGCGCAACGCCTACGACCCGGAGATGGCCGAGGCGGTCGTCGAGGCGCTCGACGGCAGCACCCGCAGCCGCGCCGTCGTGATCACGGGGGTGCCGGGCTCGTTCTGCGCCGGCGGGGCGCTGGGGAACCTCTCGGAGCCCGACGTCACCACGATGCGCGGGCTCTACCGGGCCTCGCTGCGGCTCTTCGACGCGGTCCGCACCCACCCGCGGCCGGTCATCGCCGCGGTCAACGGCCCGGCGGCCGGCGGCGGCAACGAGCTGGTCGTGGCCTGCGACCTGGCGATCGCGGGGGAGTCGGCCACCTTCGGGCAGACCGGCCCGCGGGTGGGCAGCGCTCCCGTCACCGGGGCGACCAACGTGCTGGGCGTGCAGATCGGGGAGAAGCGGGCCAAGGAGATGGCCTTCCTGTGCCGGCGCTACACCGCGGCACAGGCGCTGGAGCTCGGCCTGGTCAACGCCGTCGTCCCCGACGACGAGCTCGTCGGCGCGGTCGACGCGCTGGTGGCCGAGCTCGCCGTCCTCTCGCCGCGGTACCTGGAGATCGCCAAGGTCAGCTCCAACGTGTGGTGGAACGCCGCCCGCGACTCCTTCACCAACGGGCTCGGCATGCTCGTGCAGGCGATCGGCAGCCCCGACATGGCCGAGGGCGCGCAGGCCTTCCTCGAGAAGCGCCGCCCGCGGTTCCCGGCTCCCGACGCGTGA
- a CDS encoding pyridoxamine 5'-phosphate oxidase family protein: MPGSPDGRPQVGTRDIEDLRGTHLARADQDDLLDAQTECTVAYASREGWPAAVVMSFLRRDGRFWLTAVAGRDHLESLRADGRLTLVVDNRGTGLPGRRMLAVQGTVVVHEDRRTKDWFYPAFAARMAADDPAAFVRLLDSPNRAVLEVTPTGRQKSHDSRRIAGDGRGGR; encoded by the coding sequence ATGCCCGGATCCCCCGACGGCCGTCCGCAGGTGGGCACGCGCGACATCGAGGACCTCCGCGGGACCCACCTGGCGCGCGCCGACCAGGACGACCTGCTCGACGCCCAGACCGAGTGCACCGTCGCCTACGCCTCGCGCGAGGGGTGGCCGGCCGCGGTGGTGATGAGCTTCCTGCGCCGGGACGGCCGGTTCTGGCTGACCGCGGTGGCCGGCCGCGACCACCTGGAGTCCCTGCGCGCCGACGGCCGGCTGACCCTCGTCGTCGACAACCGGGGCACCGGACTGCCCGGGCGCCGGATGCTCGCCGTCCAGGGCACCGTCGTCGTCCACGAGGACCGGCGGACCAAGGACTGGTTCTACCCGGCCTTCGCCGCGCGCATGGCCGCCGACGACCCGGCCGCCTTCGTGCGGCTGCTCGACAGCCCGAACCGCGCCGTGCTCGAGGTGACGCCGACCGGCCGGCAGAAGAGCCACGACAGCCGCAGGATCGCCGGCGACGGCCGCGGGGGCCGCTGA
- a CDS encoding AMP-binding protein: MTVAPSIGDWLAAAAARAAPASGALVAGETVAWRGLDARADRAAAGFRALGLRSGDRVCVLMRSSTATLAVWFGLARAGLVEVPLNPASGRTLLRYLLEHSGAPVVVCDAEFLDAVRECSPGTVRTVVVHGTGAGDVDLADLLATAPEPLPPVDPTAPAVVLYTSGTTGPPKGALLSHRANVNLARHTVALMGYTPADRLYSVFPLFHSNARYCSVMAAAEAGADLVLDRTFSAGRFWDTCRAHGITAFNYQGAMTSILAKQPPRPDDADNPVRVGFGAPCPPELFADFERRFGVRLTEIYGSTEVSVVTDMPPTARRIGTAGRESVNYTVAVVDERDEPVPAGTPGEIVARPKHAGWMFDGYAGDPGATAAAWRGLWFHTGDRGVLDADGFLTFLDRMKDTIRRRGENVSSWEVERVVAEHPAVGQVAAYGLPSELSEEDVAVAVVPAAGATVDPAELVEHCRAGLTAFAVPRYVRVLDELPLTPSQRVEKYKLRADGVAPGTWDREAR, encoded by the coding sequence ATGACCGTCGCGCCGTCGATCGGGGACTGGCTGGCCGCGGCCGCCGCCCGGGCCGCCCCGGCGTCCGGCGCGCTGGTGGCCGGTGAGACCGTCGCCTGGCGGGGCCTCGACGCGCGCGCCGACCGGGCGGCCGCCGGGTTCCGCGCGCTCGGCCTGCGCTCCGGCGACCGGGTGTGCGTGCTCATGCGCAGCAGCACCGCGACCCTCGCCGTCTGGTTCGGCCTGGCCCGCGCCGGCCTGGTGGAGGTCCCGCTGAACCCGGCCTCCGGCCGCACGCTCCTGCGGTACCTGCTCGAGCACTCCGGTGCGCCGGTCGTCGTCTGCGACGCCGAGTTCCTCGACGCCGTCCGCGAGTGCTCGCCCGGCACGGTGCGGACGGTCGTGGTCCACGGGACGGGAGCCGGCGACGTGGACCTCGCCGACCTGCTCGCCACCGCCCCGGAGCCGCTGCCGCCGGTCGACCCCACCGCGCCGGCCGTCGTCCTCTACACGTCGGGGACCACCGGACCACCCAAGGGCGCCCTGCTCTCGCACCGGGCCAACGTCAACCTCGCCCGGCACACCGTCGCCCTCATGGGCTACACCCCGGCCGACCGGCTCTACAGCGTCTTCCCGCTCTTCCACTCCAACGCCCGCTACTGCAGCGTCATGGCCGCCGCCGAGGCCGGCGCCGACCTGGTGCTCGACCGCACCTTCTCGGCCGGCCGGTTCTGGGACACCTGCCGCGCGCACGGCATCACGGCCTTCAACTACCAGGGCGCCATGACCAGCATCCTGGCCAAGCAGCCGCCCCGGCCCGACGACGCCGACAACCCCGTGCGGGTGGGCTTCGGCGCGCCGTGCCCGCCGGAGCTGTTCGCCGACTTCGAGCGGCGCTTCGGCGTGCGGCTCACGGAGATCTACGGCAGCACCGAGGTCTCCGTCGTCACCGACATGCCGCCCACCGCCCGCCGCATCGGCACCGCCGGCCGCGAGTCGGTGAACTACACGGTCGCCGTCGTCGACGAGCGCGACGAGCCGGTGCCGGCCGGCACGCCGGGGGAGATCGTCGCCCGGCCCAAGCACGCCGGCTGGATGTTCGACGGCTACGCCGGCGACCCGGGGGCGACGGCGGCCGCGTGGCGGGGCCTGTGGTTCCACACCGGCGACCGCGGCGTGCTCGACGCCGACGGTTTCCTCACCTTCCTCGACCGGATGAAGGACACCATCCGGCGGCGCGGGGAGAACGTCTCCTCCTGGGAGGTCGAGCGGGTCGTCGCCGAGCACCCCGCGGTCGGCCAGGTCGCCGCGTACGGGCTGCCCTCGGAGCTGTCGGAGGAGGACGTCGCGGTCGCCGTCGTCCCCGCGGCGGGCGCCACCGTCGACCCCGCCGAGCTCGTCGAGCACTGCCGCGCCGGGCTCACCGCCTTCGCCGTGCCCCGCTACGTGCGCGTCCTCGACGAGCTGCCGCTGACGCCGAGCCAGCGGGTGGAGAAGTACAAGCTGCGCGCGGACGGCGTCGCGCCCGGCACCTGGGACCGGGAGGCCCGCTGA
- a CDS encoding enoyl-CoA hydratase/isomerase family protein has product MERFTRTDPEPGVAVLTTSRPEKLNAMDQTWFRELAEVMGTIGLDDGVRAVVLTGSGRAFSAGGDIDMFAGLAGDVTRVRPHLKLVYDAFHAVERCAVPVVAAVNGLAYGGGTELALACDVVLAAESARFSFKEATVGLMPGYGIVRGPDVLGRHWTRYLALTGRTVDAARAERAGLVQEVHPDGELLPAAVALAAEMAAHSSLAVRVGKAFVNRDAGSGFNESVEAVALLFGTPEHRDAVTAFRAARGR; this is encoded by the coding sequence ATGGAGCGCTTCACCCGCACCGACCCCGAGCCCGGCGTCGCCGTCCTCACCACGAGCCGGCCCGAGAAGCTCAACGCGATGGACCAGACCTGGTTCCGCGAGCTCGCCGAGGTCATGGGCACGATCGGCCTGGACGACGGCGTGCGCGCGGTGGTGCTCACCGGCTCGGGCCGGGCCTTCTCCGCCGGCGGGGACATCGACATGTTCGCCGGGCTGGCCGGTGACGTGACCCGGGTCCGGCCGCACCTGAAGCTGGTCTACGACGCCTTCCACGCGGTCGAGCGGTGCGCCGTCCCGGTGGTCGCCGCGGTGAACGGGCTGGCCTACGGCGGCGGCACCGAGCTCGCGCTCGCCTGCGACGTCGTGCTCGCCGCGGAGTCGGCGCGCTTCTCCTTCAAGGAGGCCACCGTCGGCCTGATGCCCGGTTACGGCATCGTCCGCGGGCCCGACGTCCTGGGCCGGCACTGGACCCGCTACCTCGCGCTCACCGGCCGGACCGTCGACGCCGCGCGCGCCGAGCGGGCCGGGCTGGTGCAGGAGGTGCACCCCGACGGCGAGCTGCTGCCGGCCGCGGTGGCCCTCGCCGCGGAGATGGCGGCGCACTCGTCGCTGGCCGTGCGGGTCGGCAAGGCCTTCGTCAACCGCGACGCCGGCAGCGGGTTCAACGAGTCGGTCGAGGCCGTCGCGCTGCTCTTCGGCACCCCGGAGCACCGGGACGCCGTCACCGCCTTCCGGGCCGCCCGCGGCCGCTGA
- a CDS encoding nuclear transport factor 2 family protein gives MSRTEDRDVVVAYLDAVGRLDLPAIAATFAEDVELVLPYAPPGFPKVSHGRSEAMEVYPEGLMDPMDFADYRIDALEGRPGEFVAEYTSNTRVLTTGRPYRNTYISRFSVRDGRITRLAEFFDPVVLVTALGGEVRLP, from the coding sequence ATGAGCCGCACCGAGGACCGCGACGTCGTCGTGGCCTACCTGGACGCCGTCGGGCGCCTGGACCTGCCGGCCATCGCGGCCACCTTCGCCGAGGACGTCGAGCTGGTCCTCCCGTACGCGCCGCCGGGGTTCCCGAAGGTGTCGCACGGTCGCTCCGAGGCGATGGAGGTGTACCCGGAGGGCCTCATGGACCCGATGGACTTCGCCGACTACCGGATCGACGCGCTCGAGGGCCGCCCCGGCGAGTTCGTGGCCGAGTACACGAGCAACACCCGGGTGCTCACCACCGGCCGGCCCTACCGGAACACCTACATCTCGCGGTTCAGCGTCCGCGACGGGCGGATCACCCGGCTCGCCGAGTTCTTCGACCCGGTCGTCCTGGTCACCGCACTCGGCGGAGAGGTGCGCCTGCCGTGA
- a CDS encoding mycofactocin-coupled SDR family oxidoreductase → MSRLPGKVVLVTGAARGQGRAHAVAFAREGADVVAVDIDAQIDSVPYPTARAADLQETVAQVEALDRRIVARTADVRDGAALGAAVAEGLETFGHLDVLVANAGVFSQAPFWQMPEQQFRDVLEVNLLGVWRSMSAVAPHMIERGTGSMVLISSVNGLRGNAGAAHYAASKHGVLGLMRSAALELGPHGVRVNAVCPGLVDTPMTNWPGLYDQMAGHPGGTRDDFEAGALHYGVLGGQGALGPEAIADAAVWLASDGAYGVTGLAVPVDAGHLALPGYNPAPVRP, encoded by the coding sequence GTGAGCCGCCTGCCGGGGAAGGTCGTGCTGGTCACCGGTGCCGCCCGGGGGCAGGGGCGGGCGCACGCGGTGGCCTTCGCCCGCGAGGGCGCCGACGTCGTCGCCGTCGACATCGACGCGCAGATCGACTCGGTGCCCTACCCGACGGCGCGCGCGGCGGACCTGCAGGAGACCGTCGCGCAGGTGGAGGCGCTCGACCGGCGGATCGTCGCCCGCACCGCCGACGTCCGCGACGGGGCGGCCCTGGGTGCCGCGGTCGCCGAGGGGCTGGAGACGTTCGGGCACCTCGACGTGCTCGTCGCCAACGCCGGCGTCTTCTCGCAGGCGCCGTTCTGGCAGATGCCCGAGCAGCAGTTCCGCGACGTCCTGGAGGTGAACCTGCTCGGCGTCTGGCGGTCGATGAGCGCGGTCGCCCCGCACATGATCGAGCGCGGCACCGGCTCGATGGTGCTGATCTCGTCGGTCAACGGCCTGCGCGGCAACGCCGGTGCCGCCCACTACGCGGCCAGCAAGCACGGCGTCCTGGGCCTGATGCGCAGCGCGGCGCTGGAGCTCGGCCCGCACGGCGTCCGGGTCAACGCCGTCTGCCCGGGCCTGGTGGACACCCCGATGACCAACTGGCCGGGCCTCTACGACCAGATGGCCGGCCACCCCGGCGGCACCCGCGACGACTTCGAGGCCGGGGCGCTGCACTACGGGGTCCTCGGCGGGCAGGGAGCGCTCGGGCCCGAGGCGATCGCCGACGCCGCCGTCTGGCTCGCCTCCGACGGCGCGTACGGCGTCACCGGCCTGGCGGTCCCCGTCGACGCCGGCCACCTGGCCCTGCCCGGGTACAACCCCGCCCCGGTCCGGCCCTGA
- a CDS encoding EthD family reductase has translation MYRVVVNYHHPEDPKAFLEYYRTTHAPLAKNLPGVSAYTWGVVETLDGSQPPFFVVATLDWPSKEAAMADLGSAEGQAASADMANFAQAGASMYAQDLETVV, from the coding sequence GTGTACCGAGTCGTCGTGAACTACCACCACCCCGAGGACCCGAAGGCCTTCCTCGAGTACTACCGCACCACGCACGCTCCGCTGGCCAAGAACCTGCCCGGCGTGTCCGCCTACACGTGGGGGGTGGTCGAGACCCTCGACGGGTCCCAGCCGCCGTTCTTCGTCGTCGCCACGCTGGACTGGCCGTCGAAGGAGGCGGCGATGGCCGACCTCGGCTCGGCGGAGGGTCAGGCCGCGTCGGCGGACATGGCGAACTTCGCGCAGGCCGGTGCCTCGATGTACGCACAGGACCTCGAGACCGTCGTCTGA
- a CDS encoding nuclear transport factor 2 family protein: protein MTLDLPTVTADLTTVPPLPEGDLAALAAAVRAQADRQAIADLGVLYARAVDDHDVDTVVATYTDDGVFERRGVAATGAEAIRAAYVASFGTYRTMLHTPHPGVVRLHGDGTASGWSHGHAELATSSTLVLASFRYEDDYRCEAGRWRFARRSITFMYAVPADELATSFGSVERMRWPRTAPEAADYPESSPTWETYRS from the coding sequence GTGACGCTCGACCTGCCCACGGTGACCGCGGACCTGACCACGGTCCCCCCGCTGCCCGAGGGGGACCTCGCCGCGCTGGCCGCCGCCGTGCGCGCCCAGGCCGACCGGCAGGCGATCGCCGACCTCGGCGTGCTGTACGCCCGCGCCGTCGACGACCACGACGTCGACACCGTGGTGGCCACCTACACCGACGACGGCGTCTTCGAGCGGCGCGGGGTCGCGGCCACCGGCGCCGAGGCCATCCGCGCCGCGTACGTCGCCAGCTTCGGCACCTACCGCACCATGCTGCACACCCCGCACCCCGGCGTGGTGCGGCTGCACGGCGACGGGACGGCGTCGGGCTGGTCGCACGGCCACGCGGAGCTGGCCACGAGCAGCACCCTGGTGCTCGCCTCGTTCCGCTACGAGGACGACTACCGCTGCGAGGCCGGCCGCTGGCGCTTCGCCCGCCGGTCGATCACCTTCATGTACGCCGTGCCCGCCGACGAGCTGGCCACGAGCTTCGGCTCGGTCGAGCGGATGCGCTGGCCGCGCACCGCTCCCGAGGCCGCCGACTACCCGGAGAGCTCCCCCACCTGGGAGACGTACCGGAGCTGA
- a CDS encoding acyl-CoA thioesterase: protein MSSEPLPSRRPGAQSLSFRLAYGDCDVVGIAYFAIYYPWMERAQTLWLHSHGLRSGELVEDLGILTVGVHSECTYRQMVRVFDELTIEITLDRVGTSSYTLGFDFVRDGSVVTHGAMTFVCRTPEGGKAAIPERLMDVLRTLPTPAEVPA, encoded by the coding sequence GTGAGCTCCGAGCCGCTGCCCTCCCGGCGGCCGGGCGCGCAGTCACTGTCCTTCCGGTTGGCGTACGGCGACTGCGACGTCGTCGGCATCGCCTACTTCGCCATCTACTACCCGTGGATGGAGCGCGCCCAGACGCTGTGGCTGCACTCCCACGGGCTGCGCAGCGGCGAGCTCGTCGAGGACCTCGGCATCCTCACCGTCGGCGTGCACTCCGAGTGCACCTACCGGCAGATGGTGCGGGTCTTCGACGAGCTGACCATCGAGATCACCCTCGACCGGGTCGGGACGTCGTCGTACACGCTGGGCTTCGACTTCGTCCGCGACGGCTCGGTGGTCACCCACGGCGCGATGACCTTCGTGTGCCGCACGCCCGAGGGCGGCAAGGCCGCGATCCCCGAGCGGCTGATGGACGTGCTGCGCACGCTGCCCACGCCCGCGGAGGTGCCGGCGTGA